One genomic window of Sporosarcina ureae includes the following:
- a CDS encoding carbon starvation protein A: MLTFLSSIVLLVIGYLTYSKVVEKVFVIDDARKTPAYTQADGMDYVPMSWWKGWLIQLLNIAGLGPIFGAIAGALYGPVAFIWIVFGSIFAGAVHDYFSGMLSLKHGGAQFPKIVGEYLGDIARRFINVISIVLMVLVAAAFTAGPAQLISSITPLSFIVSLIIIFGYFVLAAILPINKIIGRLYPVFGVVLIVMAVGIGGALLFGPEKIPNLTLQNLHPGELPIWPLLMVTISCGAISGFHCTQSPIVSRTMKKESEGRKVFYGAMIAEGIIAMVWAAAGMTFFGGTAGLQGALAAGGPAGAVNEISSTLLGSFGGMLAILGVIILPITTGDTALRSARMIFTEATSKWLNPNKKWVVLATTLLLGVPMFYLSTIDYSFLWRYVGGTNQLVAAVMLWTATSFLIREKRAHWIAGIPAMFMTAVVVTYWMYAPEGLHLDYAVSVGTGIAVSAAIGVFYILKVIQSKQVPAIVSEQ, translated from the coding sequence ATGCTGACATTTTTATCATCCATCGTCTTGCTAGTTATAGGTTATCTAACGTATTCAAAAGTGGTCGAAAAGGTATTTGTGATTGACGATGCAAGGAAAACGCCCGCCTATACACAGGCTGATGGGATGGATTACGTGCCGATGAGCTGGTGGAAAGGCTGGCTCATCCAATTACTGAACATCGCAGGTTTAGGTCCGATATTCGGGGCGATTGCAGGTGCGTTATATGGACCTGTTGCATTCATTTGGATTGTGTTCGGTAGTATTTTTGCAGGAGCTGTCCATGATTATTTTTCTGGAATGTTGTCACTGAAACACGGTGGTGCTCAATTCCCTAAAATTGTGGGAGAGTATTTAGGTGATATCGCCAGACGTTTCATCAATGTGATTTCAATTGTTTTAATGGTTCTTGTAGCGGCTGCCTTCACTGCGGGGCCGGCGCAACTTATTTCATCCATTACACCGCTCTCATTTATCGTGTCATTAATTATTATATTTGGTTACTTCGTGTTGGCAGCTATTTTGCCAATCAATAAAATTATAGGTCGTTTATACCCGGTGTTTGGAGTAGTGTTGATCGTTATGGCAGTTGGGATTGGTGGGGCTTTATTATTTGGACCTGAGAAAATCCCGAATTTAACTTTACAGAACTTACATCCTGGAGAGTTGCCAATTTGGCCGTTGTTAATGGTGACGATTTCTTGTGGAGCTATTTCTGGATTCCATTGTACACAAAGTCCAATTGTTTCTAGAACGATGAAAAAAGAGTCGGAGGGCCGGAAAGTATTTTATGGCGCAATGATTGCGGAAGGTATCATCGCAATGGTATGGGCTGCAGCGGGCATGACATTCTTTGGTGGTACGGCAGGATTACAAGGCGCTCTGGCTGCGGGTGGTCCAGCAGGTGCAGTAAATGAAATTTCGAGCACATTACTTGGTTCGTTTGGTGGAATGTTAGCTATTTTAGGTGTTATTATTTTACCGATTACAACAGGCGATACAGCTCTTCGTTCAGCACGTATGATTTTTACTGAAGCGACTTCCAAGTGGTTGAATCCCAATAAAAAGTGGGTGGTTTTGGCTACTACATTGCTATTAGGCGTACCGATGTTCTATCTATCGACAATCGACTACTCGTTCTTGTGGCGTTATGTTGGCGGTACGAATCAATTAGTAGCAGCGGTCATGCTTTGGACGGCAACATCTTTCTTAATCAGAGAAAAACGAGCCCATTGGATTGCGGGCATTCCTGCAATGTTCATGACCGCTGTTGTCGTGACGTACTGGATGTATGCTCCTGAAGGTCTGCATCTCGACTATGCCGTATCTGTAGGCACGGGAATTGCAGTTTCAGCTGCGATCGGTGTGTTTTACATACTGAAAGTCATTCAATCAAAACAAGTCCCGGCGATTGTAAGCGAACAATAG